The genomic stretch CCTTGCCCTCGAAGAAGATCGGAACGATGACGATGGCGTCGGGGATGTGGCTGCCGCCCTCGTAAGGATCGTTGACGGCGAAAACGTCGCTGTCCTGCATCGCCTCGGCGGGATAGCGCCGGAGCGTGTGTTCGACCGCCGGCAGGAACGAGGTCAGGTGGGTTGGATTCGCCGTTGCCTGGGCAATCACTTCGCCCCCGACCGAGAAGACCGCGCACGAGCAGTCGCCACCCTCTTTTAGCGTGGTCGAGAAGGCGCAGCGTACCAGCGTGTTCTGCATCTCCCGCGCAATCGCATCAAGGCGGTTGCGCAGCACCTCAAGGGTCACTGGATCGATGGTCATCCCACCTTCTTCCTACCGAGCAAGAGATTGCCTTGGGCGTCCACCCGGCACGTCCAACCCGGCCTCACCACGGTGGTGCTGTCCGCCTGATGGATGACCGCCGGTCCGCTCAGAACCCGCCCGTCGGTGATGTCGGAGCGAAGATTGACCGGAGTATCGACGAAATCGCCGGTGGCGGCAAAGCAGCAGCGACGACTCTGAGGTGGCTTCGGCAGCGCCGCCGGTACGAAGGCGATGGGACGCTCGTCCCTGTCGATGCGGTAAGAGTGGACCGTGCGCAGATTGACGAACTCGACCTCTGAATCCTCCGCCGCATGGCCATAGACCCGGCGGTGGGCCGCGTGGAACGACTCGATCACGTGCCTGAGGATTTCGGCGCTGACGGGATTGCCCACCGGCACCTCGAGTTCGAAGGCCTGGCCGATATAGCGCATGTCGGCGGTACGGACGTGGATGACCTCGCCGGCGGGGACCCGGTCGGCGATCATGCGCTCCAGGCCGACCCGGTGCAGCCGCTGGAACGCCGCCTCGATCCGGGCGGGGTCGGCGTCCTCGACCGGCACCTTGAAGGTCGCGGCATCATCGTACTCGACGGCGGCGGCCAAGAGACCGTAGGCACACAGCGCACCGGGCGCAAACGGCACGACCGCCGTGCCCATGCCCAGCTCTTCGGCGATGGCGAGGCCGTTCACCGGTCCGGCACCGCCGAACAGGACGAGGGCGAACTCGCGTGGATCGTAGCCACGCTTCAGCGAAACCAGGCGCGTGCCGTCGGCGATACGGGCATTGACGATGCTGTGGATGCCGTGCGCCGCCTGCACGGTCGACAGGCCGACCCGTGCACCGATCCGCTCGACCGACCGCCAGGCGGCATCCGGGTCGAGCCTCAGGCCACCGGCGAAATAGTCCGGGGAGAGGTAGCCGAGCACGATGCTGGCATCGGTCACGGTCGCCTCCGTCCCGCCGCGTCCGTAGCAGGCCGGTCCGGGCTCGGAACCGGCGCTTTGCGGACCCACATGCAGGCCGCCGGCACCGTCGACCCAGGCGATGCTGCCGCCGCCGGCACCAAGCGTGGTGATGTCGACCATCGGCGTCCGCAGCGGATAGCGCTCGAAGCGGCCCTGCGAGGTGGTCAGCGCTCGCCCGGTCGCGATCAGCGCTATGTCAGCACTGGTGCCGCCCATGTCGAGCGTGATGCCGTTGTCGAACCCGCCGGCGCGAGCGAGCTTCAACGCGCCGACCACGCCGGCGGCGGGCCCGGACAAGAGTGCGGTAAAGGGGCGGTTGGCGATGATACGGGTCGAGGCGAGGCCGCCGCGCGACTGCATGGTGAAGACCTCGCAGGCGAGGCCGGCCTCCCTGAGGCGGTCGGTGAGGTTGCCGAGATAGGCGCCCATCACCGGCCTCAGATAGGCGTCGAACGCCGTCAGGCAGGACCGCTCGTACTCGCGGAACACCGGGTCGACCTCGTGGGAAAGCGACACCGGGAGGTCGGGATAGAGCGAACGAACAATATCGCGGATGCCGAGCTCGTGCCGGGGATTGATGAAGGAGAAGAGGAGGCAGACGGCCAGCGCCTCGATCCGCTCCGATTCGACGAGCTCGCGGACGGCGTCGGCGACGCCGGCTTGGTCCAGCGGCACGACCACACTGCCATTGGCCCCGATCCTCTCCTTGATACCGCGCCGGCGTCGGCCCGGCGCGATGAACCCGGGGGTCTGCGGTTCCGCATCGAGGCGGTAGATCTCGCGGCGGTCGCCACGGCCGAGCTCGATAGTATCCTCGAAGCCGTCGGTGAATAGCATGCCGACCCGCCCGCCCCGTCGCTCGAGCACGGCGTTGGTACCGACGGTGGTGCCGTGCAGGAGATGACTAACCTCGGACGGCTGGGCCCGGACCTGGCTCAGCATGCGCTCGACGCCGCGCACGAGCCCCTGAACCGGATCCCTCCGGGTCGAAGGTTCCTTCGTCCATGAGAGCCGCCGCCCCTCCGGCGTCTCATACAGACAGCAGACATCGGTGAACGTCCCGCCGATGTCGACGGCAAGAATCGTCAAGACAACCTCGATCCGAATAGTCCGTTCACCGAAGCCGCGCCGATGCGGTTGCGCCCATGGAGCGGCGGCATCCCGGCCGGCGCAGCATCTGTTCCGGCAGGTTGGACAGGAAGAGAAGCTAACACCATCATCATCTCACCTCGGGCCGTCAATACGCTCGTTGGCTGTATTCCACAGTCGGTGTCATCGTGCTAACGGTTTAGGCGTCCTCCGAGGTTACATCCGGATCGTGAACGTCGCCATCGATCCCCAGCGATGCGTTTGCAGCGGCTACTGCGCCCGTCTCGCGCCTACGGTCTTTCGGCTGGCATCGCCGAAGCCGACCGAAGTGGCCGTCGCCTCGCCGCCGGAGGCGCTACGGGAGGCGGTCCGCGAGGCGGCGGAGCTGTGCCCGACCAAGGCGATCAAGTTCATCGAGTAGGAGACGGACCGATGACGCTCTCCGGCGCCGAACGC from Pseudomonadota bacterium encodes the following:
- a CDS encoding ferredoxin, whose product is MNVAIDPQRCVCSGYCARLAPTVFRLASPKPTEVAVASPPEALREAVREAAELCPTKAIKFIE
- a CDS encoding hydantoinase/oxoprolinase family protein, which gives rise to MTILAVDIGGTFTDVCCLYETPEGRRLSWTKEPSTRRDPVQGLVRGVERMLSQVRAQPSEVSHLLHGTTVGTNAVLERRGGRVGMLFTDGFEDTIELGRGDRREIYRLDAEPQTPGFIAPGRRRRGIKERIGANGSVVVPLDQAGVADAVRELVESERIEALAVCLLFSFINPRHELGIRDIVRSLYPDLPVSLSHEVDPVFREYERSCLTAFDAYLRPVMGAYLGNLTDRLREAGLACEVFTMQSRGGLASTRIIANRPFTALLSGPAAGVVGALKLARAGGFDNGITLDMGGTSADIALIATGRALTTSQGRFERYPLRTPMVDITTLGAGGGSIAWVDGAGGLHVGPQSAGSEPGPACYGRGGTEATVTDASIVLGYLSPDYFAGGLRLDPDAAWRSVERIGARVGLSTVQAAHGIHSIVNARIADGTRLVSLKRGYDPREFALVLFGGAGPVNGLAIAEELGMGTAVVPFAPGALCAYGLLAAAVEYDDAATFKVPVEDADPARIEAAFQRLHRVGLERMIADRVPAGEVIHVRTADMRYIGQAFELEVPVGNPVSAEILRHVIESFHAAHRRVYGHAAEDSEVEFVNLRTVHSYRIDRDERPIAFVPAALPKPPQSRRCCFAATGDFVDTPVNLRSDITDGRVLSGPAVIHQADSTTVVRPGWTCRVDAQGNLLLGRKKVG